CAGCCGGTCCCCACGAGTACCAGACGAGTACCAGCGGTCCATCCCCGGGCCGGCTCTTCAAAGGAGAAGAACATGCTCAACAGACGGAACTTCCTCACTGCGGCGGTCGGCGTGGCGGCCACGGCCGGTCTGGCGGCCTGCGCCAAGGAGGACGGCGGCTCCTCCGGCTCCTCCGGCGGCAGCAAGACGATCACCCTCGGCTTCTCCCAGGTCGGCTCCGAGAGCGGCTGGCGCAGCGCCAACACCGACTCGGTGAAGTCGGCCGCCAAGGAGGCGGGCTACAACCTCAAGTTCTCCGACGCGCAGCAGAAGCAGGAGAACCAGATCTCCGCCATCCGCAGCTACATCGCGCAGAAGGTGGACGTCATCGCCTTCTCGCCGGTGGTCGTCACCGGCTGGGACGCCATTCTCAAGGAGGCCCAGGCGGCGAAGATCCCGGTCGTCCTGACCGACCGGTCCGTCGAGAGCGACGAGTCCCTGTTCGTCACCCTGGTCGGCTCCGACTTCACCGACGAGGGCCGCCGCGCCGCCAAGATCCTGGAGAAGGTCCTGGAGAAGGCCGGCCACAAGGGCAAGGTGAAGATCGCCCAGCTGGAGGGCACCACCGGTGCCGCCCCCGCGATCGAGCGCGCCAAGGGCTTCAAGGAGGTCATGGACGCGGAGCACAAGGACGACTGGGAGATCGTCGTCAGCCAGACCGGTGACTTCACCCGCGCCGGCGGCAAGCAGGTCATGGCGGCCTTCCTGCAGTCCAACCCGGACATCAACGTCCTCTACGCGCACAACGACGACATGGGCCTCGGCGCCATCCAGGCCATCGAGGCGGCCGGCAAGAAGCCCGGCAAGGACATCCTCATCGTCACGGTCGACGGCGTGAAGGACGGCTTCATCGCCATGTCCGAAGGCAAGATCAACGCGATCGTCGAGTGCAACCCGCTGCTCGGCCCCCAGCTGATGGAGGCCGTGAAGAAGGTCCACGCCGGCGAGACGGTCGAGCGCTGGATCAAGACCGAGGAGAGCGACTTCATGCAGGACCAGGCCAAGGACGCGCTCCCCACCCGTAAGTACTGACCGACCGCACCCACCGGCAGGGAGCTTCCGACCGACCGGCGACCGTCCGGTCCCGGGAGGCTCCCTGCGGGCCTGAACCATTCAAGAGGAGCGCTGCCATGGCAGAGCCGCGGCCCGTCCTGGAGATGACGGGCATTGTCAAAGAGTTTCCGGGGGTACGGGCTCTGTCGGGCGTCGACTTCCGGCTCTTCCCCGGCGAGATCCACGCCCTCATGGGCGAGAACGGGGCCGGGAAGTCCACCCTCATCAAGGTGCTGACCGGGGTCCATTCCCTGGACGGCGGCACGATCACCCTCGACGGCAAGGCCGTACGGATCGGCAGCCCGCTGCAGGCGCAGCACGCCGGCATCAGCACGGTCTACCAGGAGGTCAACCTCTGCCCCAACCTCTCGGTGGCGGAGAACATCTTCATCGGCCGTGAACCCACCCGCGCGGGCCGCATCCAGTGGAAGCAGATCCGCAAGCAGGCCGCGGAGATGGTCGACCGGCTCGGCCTCGACATCGACGTGACGGCGCCGCTGTCCTCGTACCCGCTGGCCGTGCAGCAACTGGTCGCGATCGTACGGTCGGTGGGCCACGGCGACAGCGACGGCGAGGGCTCCGGCACCAAGGTGCTCGTCCTGGACGAGCCCACCTCCAGCCTCGACCGCGACGAGGTCCTCGAACTGTTCCGCCTGATGCGGCGGCTGCGGGACGAGGGCGTCGCGATCCTGTTCGTGTCGCACTTCCTCGACCAGATCTACGAGATCTGCGACCGCATGACCGTGCTGCGCAACGGCACCCTGGTCGGCGAGCACATGGTGGCCGACCTCGACCAGGTCGGGCTGATCGAGCTGATGATCGGCAAGGCCCTGGACCAGCTGGAGGAGCTGCACGAGCACCAGCTGCGCTCCGACGTCGGCGAGACGCTCGTCAAGGCCGAGGGCCTCGGACGCGCCGGCGGTATCGCCCCCTTCGACCTGGAGATCAAGAAGGGCGAGGTGCTCGGCCTCGCCGGACTGCTCGGCTCGGGCCGCACCGAACTGGCCCGGCTGCTGTTCGGCGCCGACCAGCCCGACAGCGGCAAGGTGACCGTCGCCGGCAAGCAGGTCTCGATGAGCGCCCCCAACGACGCCATCGGCGCCGGTGTCGCGTTCTGCTCGGAGAACCGCAAGACCGAGGGCCTC
Above is a window of Streptomyces sp. DT2A-34 DNA encoding:
- a CDS encoding sugar ABC transporter ATP-binding protein, producing MAEPRPVLEMTGIVKEFPGVRALSGVDFRLFPGEIHALMGENGAGKSTLIKVLTGVHSLDGGTITLDGKAVRIGSPLQAQHAGISTVYQEVNLCPNLSVAENIFIGREPTRAGRIQWKQIRKQAAEMVDRLGLDIDVTAPLSSYPLAVQQLVAIVRSVGHGDSDGEGSGTKVLVLDEPTSSLDRDEVLELFRLMRRLRDEGVAILFVSHFLDQIYEICDRMTVLRNGTLVGEHMVADLDQVGLIELMIGKALDQLEELHEHQLRSDVGETLVKAEGLGRAGGIAPFDLEIKKGEVLGLAGLLGSGRTELARLLFGADQPDSGKVTVAGKQVSMSAPNDAIGAGVAFCSENRKTEGLVPDLTVRENIILALQASRGWSRPIPAAQRDELVAKYIKALDIRPANPEARVGQLSGGNQQKVLLARWLITQPKLLILDEPTRGIDVGAKAEIQKLVVSLSEEGMSVLYIAAELEEVLRLSHTIGVLRDRKLVAQLTNGPEITTSKILETIASGEHQ
- a CDS encoding ABC transporter substrate-binding protein, which encodes MLNRRNFLTAAVGVAATAGLAACAKEDGGSSGSSGGSKTITLGFSQVGSESGWRSANTDSVKSAAKEAGYNLKFSDAQQKQENQISAIRSYIAQKVDVIAFSPVVVTGWDAILKEAQAAKIPVVLTDRSVESDESLFVTLVGSDFTDEGRRAAKILEKVLEKAGHKGKVKIAQLEGTTGAAPAIERAKGFKEVMDAEHKDDWEIVVSQTGDFTRAGGKQVMAAFLQSNPDINVLYAHNDDMGLGAIQAIEAAGKKPGKDILIVTVDGVKDGFIAMSEGKINAIVECNPLLGPQLMEAVKKVHAGETVERWIKTEESDFMQDQAKDALPTRKY